The window TAACCGGTTCCCACCCCTGAGTCGGGTCATCTGGTCTGATTAGATAATGCACTGAACCTGACTTTTGTTTGTCCACTGTTTCTCCGGGATTCCATTGTGCGCCAACTGCTACTTCCACCTTTCCGTCCCCATTTATATCTCTTGCAGCTATGCAAACATTGTCAGATTCAGTAAGGTTTTCCACCATGACAAACCTTTTCCAATCGCCATTTCTGTACCAAACAAATTCTTTTTTATCAGCCAGTAAAATATCAGGTTTTCCATCACCATCTACATCACCTATTGCGAGACCATAGCCTATCTCTATATTGCTGTCCAGTGTTTGGGCCTCAAATTGTGGTTCCGGAGAATTGTTTATTAAAACAGTTGAAAACAAATAGGTGAGCCAATGTATCATAGTTATCTTTTTTGGGTTACTGTTTCAATAAATTTAATTAAAAAAATGATAAATGGCTAAAATCTATTAAATAAGAATATTAGGTCACTGATTGACCGGTTTTAAGAAATAAACGGATGGCGTCGGCGATTTCTACTTTTCCTTCCAAGATTTCGAAAACCTGTTTTCCATCAATTCCATGATCCAACATGTGAATCAAGACCGCTGCAACATCTGCCCTTGAAATGCTTCCTTTTTCATTGAAAATATCTGCTACTTTTATTTTGCCAGTGTAGGGGCCGTCGGTTAAACTTCCTGGTCTAACAATGGCATAAGGAAGGTTGGTGGCTTTAAGGTATTCATCCGCTGCTTTTTTTGCCAATAGATAATGTTGCATGGTCTCATCAGCCTTTTCGGCATTTTCTGCTCCTCTTGAACTTAACATGACAAACTTTCTTATACCGTGTTTGATGGAATAATCCACACTTTTAATGGCTCCCTGCTTGTCTACTAAATCCGTCTTATCTTTTCCTGTTTTTGAACCGGACCCGGCTGCAAAAATCACCTTGTCAATATTTTGGAGGGCGTGTTCAAAGTTCTCTTCAAGATCAGCAATGACAGTAGATATGCCTTTGCTTTCAAAATAATTCTCTTGTGATTTTTCCCGAATCATGGCTACAGGGGAATAATCTGAATGATTTGCAAGATTTTCGGATAATATCCTGCCAATGTTGCCATTTGCTCCAATAATCAATACTTTTTCCATAGTTATTTATAGTTTATTTGGAGACCGTCCAATAACTGTTCCAATCCTACCAAATATTTAGGAAGTGGGGCAAGACATGCAAAAAAAACTATTATTTATTTCTTCGAAAAGGGCCCTAAAAAAATTAGCTCCTGTATATAAGGTATGGTATGAATCAAAAATAATCGTTAATTATTACAAAGGTTATAATAAGTCGGTTAGATTTTTTTTACTAATTCCAGAATGATTTTCCGCATTAAAGGTTCTGCTTTTGCTGCTGCCTGAAGAATATCCGAAAGGGTAATTTTTTTAATGTTCCCAGGTGTGCATAGGTCCGTAATTGCCGAAAGGGCAAAGATTTTCATGCCTGATTGAACAGCAACGATTACTTCGGGAATAGTGCTCATTCCCACTGCATCAGCACCGATTGTTCTGAGGTATCTGTATTCAGCGGGAGTTTCTAAATTAGGACCTTGTACTCCTGCATAAACCCCTCTTCGCAGTGTTGAATGGGTCTTGTGATCTACTTGAAAGGCCCGTGAAATCATTTCTTTACTGTAGGCCTCGCTCATATCTGGAAAACGGTCTCCAAACGCTTGTTCATGCTTTCCTCTCAGTGGGTTTTCCGGAAAGAGATCAATGTGGTCTTCTAAAACCATCACATCCCCAATATTAAATTCGGGATTCAATCCACCTGAAGCATTGGATACAAACAAATACCGGACACCTATTCTTTTCATTACTCTAATTGGAAAGGTTACTTCTTTCATTGTATAACCTTCATAGTAATGAAACCTACCTTCCATAGCCAGCACAAGCTTTCCTCCAAATCTACCAAGAATTAACTTTCCTTTATGAGAAGTTACAGTGGAGGTTGGGAAATTCGGGATTTCTACATAGGGGATTTCTTTGAGTATCTCTATGTCACTGAGTAATCCACCCAAACCAGTTCCTAATATGATGCCTATATCCGGTTTGTTACCTAAAAATCCTTCTAAGAAAGTTGCTGACTCTCTGATTTTGTCTGAATAATTGGTTTCAATACCTTTGTTCTGCATAATTTGTAAATGATGAGGAGGTGAAGTTGAAAAACTACGAAGGTAAATATAGCCATATGCTTTCAATGTTTCATTTTGAAAAATTGAAATTTAAATAATAGTGTTCCTTTAATCCCACTTATATAGATGGATTTCCTGAGTTTTTTCGAGGAGTTTTGAGTTTCTGAGAAATTAAGCCTGTTTGAAGATTTCAACACAGCAGCGTTATGATTAGGTTATAGACAGCAAGGAAGTAGTTGATTTTAAAAGGGTTTTAGCACTTTGTGGATTGTCTATGAAATATTTAGGCTTTAAAGCCCAATTAAGAAAAAGAAAAGATTTTTGGCTGCTATATTTATTTTGCCTCCAAGGGATAGGCAAAACCTATGCTTTATCTTGATTTTGCATCCAAAATAAAACAGGGGAAACAGAAACTTTATGAGGGACTCAATTGTAGTATTGTATTAAATTAGCTTGTATGATTAAAATTATTGTCGGAACCAATCGTAAGAATGCGATTTCCGGTATCATTGCCAAAATTTATCAGCAACTTTTGGATCAGCATGGTGCCAAAGGAGAGATTGTCAGCCTCGCAGACCTACCTGAAGACTTTGTTTTCACAGCTTTGTATGAACACAATGGTAAAAATAAGGGCTTCAATAACATCCACAATCAAATTAAAAGTGGTGATAAGTTTGTTTTTATTGTGCCGGAATACAATGGTTCATTTCCCGGCATTCTAAAGTCATTTATTGATGGAATGACCTATCCAAATAGCTTTAGTTCAAAAAAATGTGCCTTGGTTGGTATTTCTTCAGGTATCGGAGGGGGTGGCATTGCACTCAGCCACCTTACCGATATCTTCAATTACCTGGGTATGCATGTACTGGCCAATAAAATAAAATTGGCCAAGATAGAGGAAAATATGTCAAACGAACATGTAACCAACAGGTTATATATGACCTTATTAAATGAGCAAGCAAAAATGTTGATTGACTTTTAAAAGTCAATCAACATTGTCATGCAAAAACCTGTTATTGCTGATGATTTCATTGTCATCATTCAAGTTAAATTTTGAAATACTTCTTTCAGAACTGTGCTGCACCTCCTGAAGCTTCACCTTTTTCCTAAGGTAGGCTGGCACCTCTATTTTTTCCTTAAATTCTTCCGGAGTCTGGTTTACAGACCGCATATGCCTTAATTTTTCAAATCTATCGTGCGCTCGTTTAAGGGCTTTTGCCTTAATTTGCTCAAAATAGTCAGATTGATTAATCGTTTGTGTATCCGGTTGTTTGGCCTCTTCTTGTTTGGGTTCGGGCTTG of the Cyclobacterium marinum DSM 745 genome contains:
- a CDS encoding SDR family oxidoreductase; the protein is MEKVLIIGANGNIGRILSENLANHSDYSPVAMIREKSQENYFESKGISTVIADLEENFEHALQNIDKVIFAAGSGSKTGKDKTDLVDKQGAIKSVDYSIKHGIRKFVMLSSRGAENAEKADETMQHYLLAKKAADEYLKATNLPYAIVRPGSLTDGPYTGKIKVADIFNEKGSISRADVAAVLIHMLDHGIDGKQVFEILEGKVEIADAIRLFLKTGQSVT
- a CDS encoding purine-nucleoside phosphorylase encodes the protein MQNKGIETNYSDKIRESATFLEGFLGNKPDIGIILGTGLGGLLSDIEILKEIPYVEIPNFPTSTVTSHKGKLILGRFGGKLVLAMEGRFHYYEGYTMKEVTFPIRVMKRIGVRYLFVSNASGGLNPEFNIGDVMVLEDHIDLFPENPLRGKHEQAFGDRFPDMSEAYSKEMISRAFQVDHKTHSTLRRGVYAGVQGPNLETPAEYRYLRTIGADAVGMSTIPEVIVAVQSGMKIFALSAITDLCTPGNIKKITLSDILQAAAKAEPLMRKIILELVKKI
- a CDS encoding NADPH-dependent FMN reductase, producing MIKIIVGTNRKNAISGIIAKIYQQLLDQHGAKGEIVSLADLPEDFVFTALYEHNGKNKGFNNIHNQIKSGDKFVFIVPEYNGSFPGILKSFIDGMTYPNSFSSKKCALVGISSGIGGGGIALSHLTDIFNYLGMHVLANKIKLAKIEENMSNEHVTNRLYMTLLNEQAKMLIDF